The Flavobacterium sp. M31R6 nucleotide sequence AATTGTACAGAGCTTTAGGCGGTGGCTGGAATTAGTCATTATCTTTGTAAACAAAAAAACCACGCAAATAGCGTGGTTTTTTTGTTTTGCTTTTTAGCTTAACAGTACTCGTTGAAAGCGTCTTTTAAGTTTTCTGCAATAGTTTCTGCTGGGCGTCCTTCAATGTGGTGACGCTCTAGCATATGAACCAATTCACCGTCTTTGAACAAGGCAATACTTGGAGAAGATGGAGGGAATGGAAACATAAAACCTCTTGCAGCTTCTACAGCTTCGCGATCTACACCTGCAAAAACAGTTACTAGATTAGATGGTTTTTTATCATTATCCAAACTCATTTTGGCTCCTGGGCGTGCATTTCTTGCAGCGCAACCACAAACAGAGTTTACTACTACAAGTGTTGTTCCTGCTGATTTTATTGCGCTTTCTACAGCATCGGCAGTATGTAATTCTTGAAAACCAGCAGACGTTAATTCAGCTTGCATTGGTTTTACCATTTCTTCTGGATACATATTTTTTATTTTAAGTTTAACTTTTAGAAGTGCAAAGTTACAAAGTTTCAAACCAAGATATAAGTTTGAATTATAAAGTTTTGTTATAGTTTGATATTAGATTTTGAATCGAAATGAATATCCTAAAGCAAAATAATATTCCGGAGAAATTTTGGAGAGTCCAAAACCTGCAGAAACATCCAGTTGATGGTTTGGATTGAATAAATAAGTTAAGCCTCCATCAAATCGATGATCTGGTTTTTCTATTTGCGGTATAAAACCAAAGAATTCTATGTATCCACCAATTTTTTCAGAAAAAGAGTATCCCGTTGTCAAAGTGTAAATGAAAGTTGGTTCCAGAGTTACTCCGCTCCATTCGGCACCCAAATTATAACTTAAAGTTTGTCTATCAGAAATAGTGTGTTGCATTGTAAATCGAAATTCAGGAGTATAGTATGTTGCTTTTAAATCTGATGAAGCCAATTTTGGAAGACCGAGATGAGTGATGAAAGAGGTTGTT carries:
- a CDS encoding BrxA/BrxB family bacilliredoxin — protein: MYPEEMVKPMQAELTSAGFQELHTADAVESAIKSAGTTLVVVNSVCGCAARNARPGAKMSLDNDKKPSNLVTVFAGVDREAVEAARGFMFPFPPSSPSIALFKDGELVHMLERHHIEGRPAETIAENLKDAFNEYC
- a CDS encoding transporter; this encodes MKNFILIIFFLSIANYAISQDLPSIQTDRPDQTECPFITPKGYFQFENGFSYEKIDGDSKSIVAPTILTKFGINDHFELRLITEYSIEKNNSSKISGINPVLIGFKTRLFEEKGIIPTTSFITHLGLPKLASSDLKATYYTPEFRFTMQHTISDRQTLSYNLGAEWSGVTLEPTFIYTLTTGYSFSEKIGGYIEFFGFIPQIEKPDHRFDGGLTYLFNPNHQLDVSAGFGLSKISPEYYFALGYSFRFKI